A genomic window from Flavobacterium phycosphaerae includes:
- the yidD gene encoding membrane protein insertion efficiency factor YidD gives MLKKIVIAPFLFLIRFYQLAISPFTPATCRFEPTCSSYFAEALKIHGLFYGTYLGIKRILSCHPWGKSGYDPVPEKKCSHK, from the coding sequence ATGCTAAAGAAAATTGTTATTGCACCTTTCCTTTTCTTAATTCGGTTTTACCAGCTGGCCATTTCCCCTTTCACTCCGGCTACTTGCCGTTTTGAACCCACCTGCTCTTCTTATTTTGCCGAAGCCCTCAAAATCCATGGTCTTTTCTATGGCACTTATCTTGGTATCAAACGTATTTTGAGCTGTCATCCCTGGGGAAAAAGTGGTTACGATCCCGTACCCGAAAAAAAATGCAGTCATAAATAA